In Notamacropus eugenii isolate mMacEug1 chromosome 1, mMacEug1.pri_v2, whole genome shotgun sequence, one genomic interval encodes:
- the LOC140521136 gene encoding uncharacterized protein produces the protein MEVMGGQAPAGAGGLAAVNMGPEALILAVAVAGAGGGPSPTTGSGSSPETDTWTWTWTWKGEWSGQDIALGPTLAALLLLYAALWASVVELRWRVLDLAQQQEEEPDTEAGAEENVETRTEAEVGAKAKQVLERAPEQEPKHKREAAPEMETESEAEREAELEEPREPSGAWGPKKSSSLCEIGPWTNVPVLGMGARPVRLAGVVVAVRSGLVLKLTTLDARAGGLLRSRSQQVILDEGSIRSLRPWGVDSVRIDSCWDNGRFFPRLGAFQEHLLNLLEQEACRARTNILVFLDTKAMKKIYHRVFSACKMDGDPKVSGLSLQQLLEILLSCKKITTTYIKRNNIAVMVEEEDAPPLSFDTEYGVSLGPRDLESNEESATNVATAGDHRDVFQPLSSNTKQSREIVEESKGDGLFGAHFE, from the exons ATGGAGGTCATGGGTGGACAGGCCCCTGCTGGGGCTGGAGGTCTGGCAGCCGTAAACATGGGGCCTGAAGCCCTCATCCTAGCCGTGGCAGTGGCTGGAGCTGGAGGGGGGCCATCGCCTACGACTGGGAGCGGATCGAGCCCTGAGACCGATACATGGACATGGACATGGACTTGGAAGGGGGAGTGGTCAGGGCAAGATATAGCACTAGGCCCCACGTTGGCGGCTCTGTTGCTTCTGTACGCTGCGTTGTGGGCTAGTGTGGTAGAGCTTAGATGGAGGGTCCTGGATCTGGCTCAGCAACAAGAAGAGGAACCAGACACAGAGGCAGGGGCAGAGGAAAATGTAGAGACAAGGACAGAAGCAGAGGTAGGGGCAAAAGCAAAGCAGGTGCTGGAGCGGGCGCCGGAGCAGGAGCCCAAACATAAGCGAGAGGCAGCGCCCGAGATGGAGACGGagtcagaggcagagagagaggcagagctggaggagCCGAGGGAGCCTTCTGGTGCTTGGGGTCCAAAGAAGTCCTCATCTTTATGTGAGATTGGGCCCTGGACCAATGTGCCTGTACTGGGGATGGGTGCCAGGCCTGTGAGACTAGCAGGTGTAGTGGTTGCTGTCCGCTCGGGTCTGGTGCTGAAACTGACGACATTGGACGCAAGAGCAGGGGGTTTGCTGCGGTCCCGCTCACAGCAAGTAATCCTAGATGAGGGCAGCATTCGTTCTCTGCGTCCTTGGGGAGTGGATTCGGTCCGCATTGACAGCTGCTGGGATAATGGACGCTTCTTCCCTCGGCTAGGAGCCTTCCAAGAGCACCTGCTTAACCTACTGGAGCAGGAGGCCTGTCGAGCAAGGACCAACATCCTCGTCTTCCTGGACACCAAG GCAATGAAGAAAATCTACCATCGGGTTTTCAGTGCCTGCAAAATGGATGGAGACCCAAAAGTGAGTGGTCTGTCACTCCAGCAGCTCCTTGAGATCTTGCTGTCTTGTAAGAAGATCACAACTACCTATATTAAGAGGAACAACATTGCTGTCATGGTGGAGGAAGAAGATGCTCCTCCACTCAGCTTTGATACTG AGTATGGTGTGAGTCTTGGACCGAGGGACCTGGAATCAAATGAAGAATCAGCCACTAATGTGGCAACAGCCGGAGATCATAGAGATGTTTTCCAACCTTTGTCATCTAACACTAAACAGTCCAGAGAAATTGTTGAAGAATCTAAAGGTGATGGGCTGTTCGGTGCTCACTTTGAGTGA